A region from the Bacillus sp. Marseille-P3661 genome encodes:
- a CDS encoding SPL family radical SAM protein, with translation MGIEVKQILAKKILTETKGYLDVGFTHSLNPYSGCVFACRYCYVREMPIQRFNKLPWGEWLDIKTNASVNYRKEITKLRKKNNPVNIFMSSATDPYQPIERKAEITRGIIEEMIENPPDFLQIQTRSPLVTRDIDVLVKLKEKCKVLVSMTIETDREDIKQLFAPVAPGLKLRIKALKEVHDAGISTQASISPVLPFTPDFPKVLDGIVDHIWIDTLSIGDGLMGKRSERLGMPQLFQEHELSQWYQKDLHVRVEKYFNKYFPSEIIRVSKNEAFPRKDLALNI, from the coding sequence ATGGGAATTGAAGTAAAACAAATACTTGCAAAGAAAATCCTTACAGAAACAAAAGGTTATTTAGATGTTGGCTTCACACATTCATTGAATCCTTATAGTGGTTGTGTGTTTGCTTGCAGGTACTGCTATGTAAGAGAAATGCCAATTCAAAGATTCAATAAACTCCCTTGGGGGGAATGGTTGGACATCAAAACAAATGCATCAGTAAATTACCGTAAAGAAATTACCAAACTTCGAAAGAAAAATAATCCCGTAAACATTTTTATGTCTTCCGCAACAGATCCTTACCAACCCATTGAACGTAAAGCAGAAATTACAAGAGGGATTATAGAAGAAATGATCGAAAATCCGCCTGATTTTCTTCAGATCCAAACACGAAGCCCACTCGTTACAAGAGATATAGATGTGTTAGTAAAATTGAAAGAAAAATGTAAAGTCCTTGTATCGATGACGATTGAAACCGACAGGGAAGACATCAAGCAACTATTTGCTCCAGTGGCTCCTGGACTTAAATTACGGATAAAAGCCTTAAAAGAGGTTCATGATGCTGGAATTTCCACTCAAGCTTCGATTTCTCCCGTTTTACCATTTACCCCCGACTTTCCAAAGGTATTGGATGGGATTGTGGACCATATTTGGATTGACACTTTAAGTATTGGGGATGGCTTGATGGGTAAACGTTCAGAGAGATTAGGAATGCCACAATTATTTCAAGAACATGAACTTTCGCAGTGGTACCAAAAAGATTTACATGTAAGAGTGGAAAAATATTTTAATAAGTATTTTCCTAGTGAGATAATTCGTGTTTCAAAAAATGAAGCTTTTCCAAGGAAAGACTTAGCATTAAATATATGA
- a CDS encoding VOC family protein codes for MKIIVTSIFVEDQDKALKFYSDTLGFVKKHDVPAGEYRWITLVSPDEQNGTELLLEPNAHPAAKEYQKKIFAEGIPATMFGVEDIHKEYNRLMENGVKFTMEPTKMGEITIAVFDDTCGNLIQIAQQ; via the coding sequence ATGAAAATCATAGTTACTAGTATATTCGTAGAAGACCAAGACAAGGCACTGAAGTTTTATTCAGACACGCTGGGATTTGTTAAAAAGCATGACGTTCCGGCCGGAGAATATAGGTGGATTACACTTGTTTCTCCAGATGAACAAAACGGTACCGAGCTTCTACTTGAACCGAACGCCCATCCAGCCGCCAAAGAATATCAAAAGAAGATATTTGCCGAGGGCATCCCAGCAACAATGTTTGGCGTTGAAGATATCCATAAAGAGTATAATCGATTAATGGAAAATGGCGTGAAGTTTACAATGGAGCCAACAAAAATGGGTGAAATCACAATAGCTGTTTTTGACGATACATGCGGCAACCTTATTCAGATAGCGCAGCAGTAA
- a CDS encoding DUF3231 family protein, whose product METIKPIKIGSNKISMNEKLTSAEVGKLWATYMGNSMSNCILSYYLQHVEDKEIKTLLENAYKLTKELMQTIKGIFEKEDFPVPRGFNEEDVNLGAPRLFEDEYYVHYLKYAAKAGMSIYSVGLPLVYRKDVKEFLTYCMKSVMDLMEQIKELLMNKGLVIKPPIIPIPENVEFVHKDFLNGYFGHVRPLHALEIAHFYDNIENNVTSKALIMAFTQVVKDEQIRQLFEKGRDMTSKNIELYMKILHNENLPSPSFVDDLVTTSTFSPFSDKLMLFHKMDMFSMKIRAFGNSVAVNGRHDIGLLYSKSLVKISAFVESAAKIMIEKGWMEQPPKAADRGKLASS is encoded by the coding sequence ATGGAAACAATTAAGCCAATTAAAATTGGGTCGAATAAGATTAGTATGAATGAAAAACTAACATCAGCTGAGGTTGGAAAACTTTGGGCAACATATATGGGAAATAGTATGTCAAATTGTATTTTAAGCTATTACCTACAACATGTTGAGGATAAAGAAATTAAAACCTTATTAGAAAATGCATATAAATTAACTAAGGAACTCATGCAAACCATTAAAGGAATTTTTGAAAAAGAAGATTTTCCTGTTCCAAGAGGTTTTAATGAAGAGGATGTCAATTTAGGTGCACCAAGATTATTTGAGGATGAATATTACGTACATTATTTAAAATATGCTGCAAAAGCAGGTATGAGTATCTATAGCGTAGGTTTGCCGCTTGTTTATAGAAAGGATGTCAAAGAGTTCCTTACTTATTGTATGAAGTCTGTTATGGATTTAATGGAACAGATTAAAGAGCTTCTAATGAATAAAGGACTAGTCATTAAGCCGCCTATTATCCCAATTCCAGAAAATGTTGAATTCGTTCATAAGGATTTTTTAAACGGTTATTTTGGACATGTTCGCCCTTTGCATGCACTAGAAATTGCTCATTTTTACGATAATATAGAAAATAATGTTACAAGTAAAGCACTAATTATGGCATTTACTCAAGTTGTGAAAGATGAACAGATTCGGCAATTGTTTGAAAAAGGTAGAGACATGACAAGCAAAAATATTGAACTGTATATGAAAATACTACATAACGAAAACTTGCCATCGCCATCTTTTGTTGATGATTTAGTTACTACATCAACATTTTCACCGTTTTCAGATAAGTTAATGTTATTTCATAAGATGGATATGTTTTCGATGAAAATACGAGCTTTCGGGAATTCAGTAGCTGTGAATGGAAGGCATGACATTGGACTACTTTACTCTAAATCGTTAGTGAAAATTTCCGCATTTGTCGAAAGTGCAGCAAAAATTATGATTGAGAAGGGTTGGATGGAACAACCCCCAAAAGCTGCTGACAGGGGGAAATTAGCATCATCTTAA
- a CDS encoding DUF5667 domain-containing protein, which produces MLKNYFLFNKNVRNVLATSMVATAFAFSLGTIQAFAEENEQPTETQVEESVQQDQIDATTQESTTDVVVDEVTESELADETTVPEIEEEVTEDDTSEESQTIEQSEEDTSSLLPGDFFYFAKKLMENVQLALTFDGVKEAELLAAFAEERIKEAESLLAQGEEELANEILQQAIEQQELALEKYEQSQSSEEAKSVTEEPTETVEGDIAQEQAPVDSVRAALEAKFAANLVALQTVLDKVENPKAKEALAKNIVKAQEKFEEKVNKKLAKLEEKELKADTKRAKLETKLASGELNEEEYNEELVELNEELAEEKAEVMEEINEETDEVVEGALKKAKNVDKAKKEVRNEDKENVSDREDDARKKAEEKREAVKKEEEAKKKAEEKQLEETKKAEDRKREEVKKQEEKQRVEAQKRAEKEREEARKQEEKAREAAKKAEEKQRVVAKKQEEAANKADERKREEVKKQEER; this is translated from the coding sequence CTTTTTATTCAATAAAAACGTTCGCAATGTACTTGCTACTAGTATGGTTGCGACAGCTTTCGCGTTCTCTTTAGGAACTATACAGGCTTTTGCGGAAGAAAATGAGCAACCAACTGAAACACAAGTAGAAGAAAGTGTACAACAAGATCAAATAGATGCAACAACTCAAGAATCAACAACAGACGTAGTTGTAGATGAAGTAACAGAATCTGAACTAGCAGATGAGACAACAGTACCTGAGATTGAAGAAGAAGTGACAGAAGATGATACTTCAGAGGAGTCACAAACAATAGAACAATCTGAAGAAGATACTTCTTCACTTTTACCTGGTGACTTTTTCTATTTTGCTAAAAAACTAATGGAAAATGTGCAATTGGCTTTAACATTTGATGGAGTAAAAGAGGCAGAATTGCTAGCTGCATTTGCAGAAGAGCGAATTAAAGAAGCAGAATCCTTACTTGCTCAAGGTGAGGAAGAATTAGCTAATGAGATTCTTCAACAAGCCATTGAACAACAAGAATTGGCATTGGAAAAATACGAGCAATCTCAATCATCTGAAGAAGCAAAATCTGTTACTGAAGAACCAACAGAAACAGTAGAGGGCGATATTGCACAGGAACAAGCTCCTGTTGATTCAGTGCGTGCCGCACTTGAAGCTAAATTCGCTGCTAACTTAGTTGCCTTACAGACTGTATTAGATAAAGTAGAAAATCCGAAGGCAAAAGAGGCTTTAGCGAAAAATATTGTAAAAGCACAAGAAAAATTTGAAGAGAAGGTAAATAAAAAATTAGCCAAGTTAGAAGAAAAAGAATTAAAGGCAGATACGAAACGTGCAAAACTTGAGACTAAGTTAGCATCAGGTGAACTAAATGAAGAAGAATACAACGAAGAACTAGTTGAACTAAATGAAGAGTTAGCAGAAGAAAAGGCTGAAGTCATGGAAGAAATTAATGAAGAGACCGATGAAGTTGTGGAAGGTGCTCTTAAAAAAGCAAAAAATGTAGATAAAGCTAAAAAAGAAGTACGTAACGAGGACAAAGAAAACGTGTCTGACCGTGAAGACGATGCACGTAAAAAGGCAGAAGAAAAACGTGAGGCTGTAAAAAAGGAAGAAGAAGCAAAGAAAAAAGCAGAAGAAAAGCAACTTGAAGAAACTAAAAAAGCCGAAGATCGTAAGCGTGAAGAAGTGAAGAAACAAGAGGAAAAACAACGCGTGGAAGCCCAAAAACGGGCTGAAAAAGAACGTGAAGAGGCTAGAAAACAAGAAGAGAAAGCAAGAGAAGCGGCAAAAAAAGCAGAAGAAAAACAACGTGTGGTTGCGAAAAAACAAGAAGAAGCAGCGAACAAAGCAGACGAGCGTAAACGTGAAGAAGTAAAGAAACAAGAAGAGCGTTAA